acagcgcaaactggctctaaccagaatagaaatgtTTAAATTCATGGTCAGACAACACAAAGAGAGAATGGTTCCTAAAAAAGGaggaggaatgtattatataaaaCGTTTTCTATTCCGTCTACCTTGGAAATGAAACCTCTTAACAGACAAGCTGCTGCACACAATTGGTAAAAACGGGTTGGGTTGTTTGTTCTCTGGATCTGGATCCCAAACTGGTTGAGTTGGttggtatgggcaggtataagctacggacaatgaacacaatcaCATTTTATCAATGGAAAtgtgaatgcacagaaataccgtcACAAGATTCCCGAGGCCCaatgtcgtgccattcatctgccccCATCACCTCAttttactggttggtaggtgatcaaatacttatgtcatgcaataaaatgcaaattaattacttaaaaatcatacaatgtgattttcaggatttttgttttagattccgtctctcacagttgaagtgtacctatgataaaaaaaattacagacctctacatgctttgtaagtaggaaaacctgcaacatcggcagtgtatcaaatacttgttctccccactgtacatgtatcATTATttgttaactaggcaagtcagttcagaactaattcttatttacaatgacgccctaggaacagtgggttaactgtgtTGTTAAGGGGCAGatttttttcaccttgtcagctcgggaattcgatCTAGCAAGcttttggttactgacccaacgctctaatcactaggctacctgccgtccttacactctaatcactaggctacctgccgtccctacactctaaccactagacgacctgccgtccctacactctaaccactaggctacctgcctgcccctacactctaaccactaggctacctgccgtccctacactctaaccactagacgacctgccgtccctacactctcaccactaggctacctgccgtccctacactctaaccactagacgacctgccgccccaaatgcaTCTGTAGTAGTTATGTTTACTTCGGTATACGCGTAATATGTTCAAACTTACTTGGCTTTCGTTTGGGTTCCATCGGCGAGTTGTCTTTCCACCTGATGGGAAAGCCCATCTTATACAAGTTGACATAGTCGTTTCCTGTGATGGCAGCGAAGACTGGGAGAAGCTGTCTGTTGATGTTGAAGTGTCTGCAGAAGCTTGTTGTGGTGTACCGCTTGCAGGGGATGTCATTTTGAGAACTCCAGCGTTGCACTGACGCGTTCTGCCACTGAAAATGGTAGAAAGGCAGATATCCAGCCTggatgtcaaaaatataaaagtCATTGTCATTGGACAGGACCGGACACTTCCACTTTTGAGCCAGTGAGGCTATTTCTTGGTCTGCCTCAGAAAGGGCCTGTGCGAACGGGACCCCTAAGCTGGAGAGAACCTGTTTAAAGACTTGTCTGGCACTGGTTGGTATTAACCTGGCCCCTCGAAGCCCCTTGGACAACATGTTGGCTGTGTCGATCTTTGATTCAGCTCGTTTTCTGACAGTTTCAAACTTTTTGTCGGTGGGGTCGGAGCCTCCGTCTATAATCACATAAGGGTCAATGCTACAATCTCTCAGCGCCTTAAAGAACTTGCAGACCTGGTCCTCAAATACATCATAATCCCCTCCATGCTGCTGATCACATGAGGTCAAATAAAGAGAGTGGTAGATATTACAACCATCTATGACCACCTTGCTGTTTCTGAAATTATAATTTGTTAAAATCTCTCCATGATCACCTATAAAGTTGGCCAAACCCTTGATACCCATGATGAGATCCTTCTAGGATATGATGTCTCTCTAAGTGAAGAGGTTCAGTCACAGGACTATTTATAGGATCATTACAAAGGAAGGGTTTACATTTCGTTAAGTTTCCCTTTCAATACGTCATCTCCCTAATCTCTGTATGGTCACTTGCTGAGCAGGTCTAGACTAGTTTATGGGGAATCCaatatgatggtggtggtgtgggctaccatggtggtggtggtgtgggctaccatggtggtggtggtgtgggctaccatggtggtggtggtgtgggctaccatggtggtgatggtgtgggctACCATTACAATGGATGGGTTTCTCTGTTTGTTAAGTTTCCCTTTCCCGAAAACCTAACAGGCAAACGCCCTGGATGAGGGATGCAAACAGTGCTCATCAAACATGATCACGTAGACACTGTCAGGTGACTTACCTGGTCTAGTTTTCTGTTCTATTGTATTTGGACATGAAACCTCCATAACTAATAAACTGCTacaaactattttttttttaaagttgggTTGGTTGGCAAAGGCCTGTATTTAGTATAGAttaacggtggtggtggtgagggctagcatggtggtggtggtgagggctactatggtggtgggggtgtgggctaccatggtggtggtggtgtgggctaccatggtggtggtggtgttggctaccatgctggtggtggtggtggtggtgtgggctaccacggtggtggtggtgtgggctaccatgctggtggtggtggtggtggtgagggctactatggtggtgggggtgtgggctaccatggtggtggtggtgttggctaccatggtggtggtggtgtgggctaccatgctggtggtggtggtggtggtgtgggctactaTGGTGGTAggggtgtgggctaccatggtggtggtgtggactaccatggtggtggtggtgtgggctaccatggtggtggtggtgtgggctaccatggtggtggttgtgtgggctaccatggtggtggtggtgtggactaccatggtggtggttgtgtggactaccatggtggtgatggtgtgggctaccatggtggtggtggtgtgggctaccatggtggtgatggtgtgggctaccatggtggtggtggtgtgggctaccatggtggtggttgtgtggactaccatggtggtggtggtgtgggctaccatggtggtgatggtgtgggctaccatggtggtggtggtgtgggctaccatggtggtgatggtgtgggctaccatggtggtggtggtgtgggctaccatggtggtgatggtgtgggctaccatggtggtggtggtgtgggctaccatggtggtgatggtgtgggctACCATTACAATGGATGGGTTTCTCTGTTTGTTAAGTTTCACATTCCCGAAAACCTAACAGGCAAACGCCCTGGATGAGCAATGCAAACAGTGCTCATCAAACATGATCACGTAGACACTGTCAGGTGACTTACCTGGTCTAGTTTTCTGTTCTATTGTATTTGGACATGAAACCTCCATAACTAATAAACTGCTAcaaactatttttttttaaagttgggTTGGTTGGCAAAGGCCTGTATTTAGTATAGAttaacggtggtggtggtgagggctaccatggtggtggtggtgagggctactatggtggtgggggtgtgggctaccatggtggtggtggtgagggctactatggtggtgggggtgtgggctaccatggtggtggtggtggtgtgggctaccatggtggtggtggtgttggctaccatgctggtggtggtggtggtggtgtgggctaccacggtggtggtggtgtgggctaccatggtggtggtggtggtgtgggctaccatggtggtggtggtggtgtgggctaccatggtggtggtggtgttggctaccatgctggtggtggtggtggtggtgtgggctaccacggtggtggtggtgagggctaccatggtggtggtggtgagggctaccatggtggtggtggtgagggctactatggtggtgggggtgtgggctaccatggtggtggtggtggtgtgggctaccatggtggtggtggtgttggctaccatgctggtggtggtggtggtggtgtgggctaccacggtggtggtggtgtgggctaccatgctggtggtggtggtggtggtgtgggctaccatggtggtggtggtgtgggctaccatgctggtggtggtggtgtgggctaccatgctggtggtggtggtggtggtggtggtgtgggctaccatggtggtggtggtgtgggctaccatgctggtggtggtgttggctaccatgctggtggtggtggtgtgggctaccgtggtggtggtggtggtggtgttggcaACCATgctggtgtgggctaccatggtggtggtggtgttagctaccatggtggtgtgggctaccacaTGGTGGTGTGGGCATGGTGAtatgggctaccatggtggtggtggtggtggtggtggtggtggtggggggcgggctaccatggtggtggtggtgtgggctaccatggtactggtgtgggctaccatggtggtggtttGGGCTGCCATgctggtggtgtgggctaccatggtggtggtggtggtgttggctACCGTGGTGCTGGtttgggctaccatggtggtggtggtgtgggctaccgttGTGGTGGTGCGGTCTaccatggtgttggtggtggtggtggctaccatggtggtggtggtggtggtggtgatgtgggctaccgtggtggtggtgtgggctaccatggtggtggtggtgtggactaccatggtggtggtgtgggctaccgtggtggtggtgtgggctaccatggtggtggtgtgggctaccgtggtggtggtgtgggctaccgtggtggtggtgtgggctaccatggtggtggtgtgggctaccatggtggtggtggtgtgggctaccatggtggtggtggtgtgggctactaGTTAAATTGCAGGAAGACATGGAGTAACAGGTCAAAGGTTTAAATGTGTATTCAGTTCAAATACAAGAGGGGAGTTCCGGTTTAGCAGGTGAATGGAGAAGAAGCTCGTGGACGAAGCTCCTACGTATTAGTTAATTTGGCTAAATACTAACTTTGCGTTCCACTTTCTTACATATCATGTTTAATTGGTGAGTTCGTAAGATACCTTTTTGGTTCAAATGTCACATGACCTGAGGAGCAGAAGACCGAGCAGGCAGTTACATTTgagcacgcttttcatccaaaattcgaGGCGGGTGGactgaggtagggaggagaggtagGGAAGGGACTAGGGGGGTTGGGTGGATGTGTTCAATGGAGGGGGATATGGTCAAATCCTTGGTGTACATTATGTACAACTTTAATAAAAATatacacaaaaaaataaaaatacaggaGGACATGGAGTGAAGAGTTTCAGTCACATGACTATTAACAGCGTCATTACAATGGATGGGTTTCTCTGTTTGTTAAGTTTCCCTTTCCCGAAAACCTAACAGGCAAACGCCCTGGATGAGGGATGCAAACAGTGCTCATCAAACATGATCACGTAGACACTGTCAGGTGACTTACCTGGTCTAGTTTTCTGTTCTATTGTATTTGGACATGAAACCTCCATAACTAATAAACTGCTAcaaactatttttttttaaaagttgGGTTGGTTAGACAGGACCGGACAGTTCCACTTTTGAGCCAGTGAGGCTATTTCTTGGTCTGCCTCAAAAATGGCCTGTGCGAACGGCACATTCAACCTGGAGAGAACCTGTTTAAAGACTTGTCTGGCAAGGGTTGGTATTAACCAGGCCCCTTGAAGCCCCTTGGGTTGGTATTAACCAGGCCCCTCGAAGCCCCTTGGGTTGGTATTAACCTGGCCCCTTGGGTTGGTATTAACCAGGCCCCTCGAAGCCCCTTGGGTTGGTATTAACCAGGCCCCTCGAAGCCCCTTGGGTTGGTATTAACCAGGCCCCTTGGGTTGGTATTAACCAGGCCCCTCGAAGCCCCTTGGGTTGGTATTAACCAGGCCCCTTGAAGCCCCTTGTGTTGGTATTAACCAGGCCCCTCGAAGCCCCTTGGGTTGGTATTAACCAGGCCCCTTGAAGCCCCTTGGGTTGGTATTAACCAGGCCCCTCGAAGCCCCTTGGGTTGGTATTAACCAGGCCCCTTGAAGCCCCTTGGGTTGGTATTAACCAGGCCCCTCGAAGCCCCTTGGGTTGGTATTAACCAGGCCCCTTGAAGCCCCTTGGGTTGGTATTAACCAGGTCCCTTGAAGCCCCTTGGGTTGGTATTAACCAGGCCCCTTGAAGCCCCTTGGGTTGGTATTAACCAGGCCCCTAGAAGCCCCTTGGGTTGGTATTAACCAGGCCCCTCGAAGCCCCTTGGGTTGGTATTAACCGGGCCCCTTGAAGCCCCTTGGGTTGGTATTAACCAGGCCCCTCGAAGCCCCTTGGGTTGGTATTAACCAGGCCCCTAGAAGCCCCTTGGGTTGGTATTAACCAGGCCCCTCGAAGCCCCTTGGATTGGTATTAACCAGGCCCCTCGAAGCCCCTTGGGTTGGTATTAACCAGGCCCCTTGAAGCCCCTTGGGTTGGTATTAACCAGGCCCCTCGAAGCCCCTTGGGTTGGTATTAACCAGGCCCCTCGAAGCCCCTTGGGTTGGTATTAACCAGGCCCCTCGAAGCCCCTTGGGTTGGTATTAACCAGGTCCCTTGAAGCCCCTTGGGTTGGTATTAACCAGGCCCCTCGAAGCCCCTTGGGTTGGTATTAACCAGGCCCCTTGAAGCCCCTTGGGTTGGTATTAACCTGGCCCCTTGAAGCCCCTTGGGTTGGTATTAACcaggctaccatggtggtggtggtgtgggctaccatgctggtggtggtggtgtgggctaccatggtggtggtggtgtgggctaccatggtggtggtggtgtgggctaccatggtggtggtggtgtgggctaccatggtggtggctACACCCTGCTGGACCTAAAGTTACACCCTGCTGGACCTAAATCTACACCCTGCTGGACCTAAAGCTACACCCTGCTGGACCTAAAGCTACACCCTGCTGGACCTAAAGCTACACCCTGCTGGACCTAAAGCTACACCCTACTGGACCTAAAGCTACACCCTGCTGGACCTAAAGCTATGCCCTGCTGGACCTAAAGCTACACCCTGCTGGACCTAAAGCTACACCCTACTGGACCTAAAGCTACACCCTGCTGGACCTAAAGCTATGCCCTGCTGGACCTACAGCTACGCCATGCTGGACCTAAAGCTACACCCTAGTGGAACTAAAGCTACGCCCTGACGGATCTACAGCTACACCCTGCTGGAGGAAACAACTGGGCAACTTAGCATTTCCTTTAGCATTACATAGTTATAACCTGCAGACCATTTTCATACTCTAGATATATACGAATATGATTTCATTCACTCCATAGAACAAGCGGAACTTGCTAAACTGTGGTATTAAGTGATTGGACAGCAAAATCCACTTTAACAAGAGTTACCACTTTATCTGTTTAGTatttatactgtagatatatgaATAATGATCATATGCTGTTCTCGTCACAGAACAAGTGGAATTAACTATACTAaagctgtatataattcactacactaaggctgtatataattcactatactacggctgtatataattcactatactacggctgtatataattcactatactacggctgtatataattcactatactacggctgtatataattcactacactacggctgtatataattcactatactacggctgtatataattcactacactagggctgtatataattcactatactacggctgtatataattcactatactacggctgtatataattcactatactacggctgtatataattcactatactacggctgtatataattcactacactacggctgtatataattcactatactacggctgtatataattcactatactagggctgtatataattcactacggctgtatataattcactatactacggctgtatataattcactatactacggctgtatataattcactatactacggctgtatataattcactacactacggctgtatataattcactatactagggctgtatataattcactacactagggctgtatataattcactacactacggctgtatataattcactatactacggctgtatataattcactacggctgtatataattcactatactacggctgtatataattcactatactacggctgtatataattcactacggctgtatataattcactatactacggctgtatataattcactatactacggctgtatataattcactacggctgtatataattcactatactacggctgtatataattcactatactagggctgtatataattcactacactacggctgtatataattcactacactacggctgtatataattcactacggctgtatataattcactatactacggctgtatataattcactatactacggctgtatataattcactatactacggctgtatataattcactatactaactaaggctgtatataattcactacactacggctgtatataattcactatactagggctgtatataattcactatactacggctgtatataattcactacactaaggctgtatataattcactacactagggctgtatataattcactatactagggctgtatataattcactatactagggctgtatataattcactatactaaggctgtatataattcactacactagggctgtatataattcactatactagggctgtatataattcactatactaaggctgtatataattcactacactacggctgtatataattcactacactAGGGCTGtttataattcactatactagggctgtatataattcactacactacggctgtatataattcactacactacggctgtatataattcactatactacggctgtatataattcactatactacggctgtatataattcactatactacggctgtatataattcactatactacggctgtatataattcactacggctgtatataattcactacactacggctgtatataattcactatactacggctgtatataattcactatactacggctgtatataattcactatactacggctgtatataattcactatactacggctgtatataattcactacactacggctgtatataattcactatactacggctgtatataattcactatactacggctgtatataattcactacactaaggctgtatataattcaatatactacggctgtatataattcactacactacggctgtatataattcactacactacggctgtatataattcactatactacggctgtatataattcactatactacggctgtatataattcactacggctgtatataattcactacactacggctgtatataattcactatactacggctgtatataattcactatactacggctgtatataattcactatactacggctgtatataattcactacggctgtatataattcactatactagggctgtatataattcactatactagggctgtatataattcactacactacggctgtatataattcactacggctgtatataattcactatactagggctgtatataattcactatactacggctgtatataattcactatactacggctgtatataattcactacactaaggctgtatataattcactatactacggctgtatataattcactacactacggctgtatataattcactatactacggctgtatataattcactatactacggctgtatataattcactacactacggctgtatataattcactatactacggctgtatataattcactatactacggctgtatataattcactacactacggctgtatataattcactacactacggctgtatataattcactatactacggctgtatataattcactatactacggctgtatataattcactatactaaggctgtatataattcactatactagggctgtatataattcactacactacggctgtatataattcactacactagggctgtatataattcactatactacggctgtatataattcactatactacggctgtatataattcactatactagggctgtatataattcactatactagggctgtatataattcactacggctgtatataattcactacggctgtatataattcactatactacggctgtatataattcactatactagggctgtatataattcactatactagggctgtatataattcactacactacggctgtatataattcactatactacggctgtatataattcactatactacggctgtatataattcactatactacggctgtatataattcactatactacggctgtatataattcactacggctgtatataattcactatactagggctgtatataattcactacactacggctgtatataattcactacactacggctgtatataattcactatactagggctgtatataattcactatactacggctgtatataattcactatactacggctgtatataattcactatactagggctgtatataattcactatactagggctgtatataattcactacggctgtatataattcactacggctgtatataattcactatactacggctgtatataattcactatactagggctgtatataattcacta
This genomic stretch from Oncorhynchus keta strain PuntledgeMale-10-30-2019 unplaced genomic scaffold, Oket_V2 Un_contig_15594_pilon_pilon, whole genome shotgun sequence harbors:
- the LOC127919057 gene encoding protein asteroid homolog 1-like yields the protein MGIKGLANFIGDHGEILTNYNFRNSKVVIDGCNIYHSLYLTSCDQQHGGDYDVFEDQVCKFFKALRDCSIDPYVIIDGGSDPTDKKFETVRKRAESKIDTANMLSKGLRGARLIPTSARQVFKQVLSSLGVPFAQALSEADQEIASLAQKWKCPVLSNDNDFYIFDIQAGYLPFYHFQWQNASVQRWSSQNDIPCKRYTTTSFCRHFNINRQLLPVFAAITGNDYVNLYKMGFPIRWKDNSPMEPKRKPTYTCPYQPTQPVWDPDPENKQPNPFLPIVCSSLSVKRFHFQGRRNRKRFI